A genomic segment from Aegilops tauschii subsp. strangulata cultivar AL8/78 chromosome 1, Aet v6.0, whole genome shotgun sequence encodes:
- the LOC109752800 gene encoding uncharacterized protein — MTVAEAFASTPPTIYFKRELNGQEQTSLAALLQLIGPINLADEPDTVSWALTSSGKFTVNSLYRKLCRGTAQLAIAGLWIARLPLKIKLFMWQLFRDKLPTSLNVAKRNGPTTGPCVLCRAPDANHVFFNRPLARFAWRAVRTATGVQWDP, encoded by the coding sequence ATGACGGTGGCGGAGGCGTTCGCGTCGACACCACCAACGATTTACTTTAAACGGGAACTCAATGGGCAAGAGCAGACTAGTCTCGCAGCTCTGTTGCAGCTCATCGGCCCAATCAACCTTGCGGACGAACCGGACACAGTGAGCTGGGCGCTCACCAGCTCCGGAAAGTTTACGGTTAACTCCTTATATCGCAAGTTGTGTCGAGGGACGGCGCAACTTGCGATTGCAGGGTTGTGGATAGCACGGCTGCCCCTGAAGATCAAACTCTTCATGTGGCAATTGTTCCGTGATAAGCTGCCCACCTCCTTAAATGTGGCCAAACGCAACGGACCGACCACCGGGCCGTGCGTGCTGTGCAGGGCTCCAGATGCCAACCATGTGTTCTTCAACCGCCCTCTTGCAAGGTTTGCATGGAGAGCGGTCCGGACCGCGACTGGTGTCCAATGGGATCCTTGA